One region of Culex pipiens pallens isolate TS chromosome 2, TS_CPP_V2, whole genome shotgun sequence genomic DNA includes:
- the LOC120431189 gene encoding transcription elongation factor SPT5, which yields MSDSGSGSDNDSVVSNRSRKSGGSNRSRSVSRSGGSRSVSRSRSRSGGSARSRSGSGSRSGSDVEQIRMKKKRKISAGSDEEDAEEEQEPEGEDLDSEEIEDDEDDDRRGGRKKKKKERFGGFIIDEAEVDDEVDEDDEWEEGAQDIGIVPNEVEEFGQTAREIENRRRGTNLWDNKEDEIEEYLRKKYADESGRKHFGDGGEEMTDEIDQQRRLPGIKDPNLWMVKCRIGEEKATVLLLMRKFLTYSNTDEPLQIKSVVAPEGVKGYVYIEAYKQTHVKAAITNVGNLRMGIWKQEMVPIKEMTDILKVVKEQTGLKPKQWVRLKRGIYKDDIAQVDYVDLAQNQVHLKLLPRIDYTRLRGALRTTSSENDENKKKKKRRPAAKPFDPEAIRAIGGEVTSDGDFLIFEGNRYSRKGFLYKNFTMSAILAEGVKPTLAELERFEEQPEEINIELAVSSKEDTNSTHTFSMGDNVEVCVGDLENLQAKIIAIDGALITVMPKHEDLKDPLIFKASELRKYFKTGDHAKVLAGRYEGETGLIVRVEPQRIVLVSDLTMHELEVLPRDLQLCSDMATGVDSLGQYQWGDLVQLDAQTVGVIVRLERENFHVLGMHGKVMECKPTALQKRRENRNTIALDSDQNQIRRRDIVKVMEGPHAGRDGEIKHLYRNLAFLHSRMYTENGGIFVCKTRHLQLAGGNKTQGNALMPMGQFGFMSPRIHSPMHPSGGRGGARGGGRGGGRGGANRVSRDKEILGKSIKITGGPYKGAVGIVKDATESTARVELHSSCQTISVDRNHIAVVGSTPKEGSVSSYIRTPSRTPSGSYGAQTPVYSGSKTPLHGSQTPSYDVGNRTPYGSMTPSHDGSMTPRHGAWDPAVTNTPARSNDFDFNMEEPSPSPGYNPSTPGYQINTPFAPHTPGNMFNTENYSPYQPSPSPSPSPYQVNYMGTPSPSGYSPATPGAPQSPYNPQTPGASLDSQFGEWCTTDIEVEIRNHDDSDLAGQTGFIRTVTSGACSVFLPEEDRVVTVLSNNLEPVVPTVAGDRFKVIFGDERETLGEFLSLSSNKEAIVSINGKKKLLPLNYLCKVKLD from the coding sequence ATGTCGGACAGTGGCAGTGGCTCGGACAATGACAGTGTGGTGTCGAATCGGTCCCGCAAGAGCGGCGGATCGAACCGTTCGCGGTCCGTGTCCCGTTCGGGTGGTTCGCGTTCAGTTTCCCGGTCGCGTTCCCGCAGCGGCGGCTCGGCGAGGTCGCGCAGTGGCTCGGGTTCGCGGTCCGGGTCCGATGTGGAGCAGATCCGGATGAAAAAGAAGCGCAAGATTTCGGCGGGCTCGGACGAAGAGGATGCGGAGGAGGAGCAGGAACCGGAAGGGGAGGATTTGGACTCGGAGGAGATTGAAGACGATGAGGATGATGATCGTCGCGGGgggaggaagaagaagaagaaggaacgATTTGGGGGATTTATTATCGACGAAGCCGAGGTGGATGATGAGGTGGACGAGGACGACGAGTGGGAGGAGGGAGCGCAGGACATTGGGATTGTCCCGAACGAGGTGGAGGAGTTTGGCCAGACGGCGCGGGAGATTGAAAATCGTCGTCGTGGCACAAATTTGTGGGACAACAAGGAGGATGAGATTGAGGAGTATTTGCGGAAGAAGTATGCGGATGAGTCCGGGCGGAAGCACTTTGGTGATGGCGGGGAGGAAATGACCGACGAGATTGACCAGCAGCGGCGACTTCCGGGGATTAAGGATCCGAATTTGTGGATGGTCAAGTGTCGGATTGGGGAGGAGAAGGCTACGGTGCTGCTGTTGATGCGGAAGTTCCTGACGTACTCGAATACGGATGAGCCGCTGCAGATTAAATCGGTGGTGGCCCCGGAGGGTGTCAAAGGGTACGTTTATATTGAGGCGTACAAGCAAACCCACGTCAAGGCAGCTATTACGAACGTGGGAAATTTGAGGATGGGTATTTGGAAGCAGGAGATGGTTCCGATCAAGGAGATGACGGACATTTTGAAGGTGGTCAAGGAGCAGACTGGGTTGAAGCCGAAGCAGTGGGTCCGGTTGAAGCGTGGTATCTACAAGGACGATATTGCCCAGGTGGATTACGTCGATTTGGCCCAGAACCAGGTCCACTTGAAGCTGCTTCCTCGAATTGATTACACACGGTTGAGAGGAGCGCTGCGGACGACGTCGTCAGAGAATGACGAaaacaagaagaaaaagaaacgaCGACCGGCGGCCAAACCGTTCGATCCGGAAGCAATCCGTGCGATTGGCGGAGAAGTTACGTCCGATGGTGACTTCCTTATCTTTGAAGGAAATCGTTACTCCCGCAAGGGTTTCCTGTACAAGAACTTTACCATGTCGGCGATTCTGGCCGAGGGCGTCAAACCAACGTTGGCCGAGTTGGAGCGGTTCGAGGAACAGCCAGAGGAAATCAACATTGAGCTGGCGGTTTCGTCCAAGGAGGATACCAACTCGACGCACACCTTCTCCATGGGTGACAACGTAGAAGTCTGCGTGGGCGATCTGGAGAACTTGCAGGCCAAGATCATTGCCATCGACGGGGCGCTTATTACGGTGATGCCCAAGCACGAAGATCTTAAGGATCCGTTGATCTTCAAGGCGTCCGAGTTGCGCAAGTACTTCAAGACAGGAGATCACGCCAAGGTTTTGGCCGGTCGTTACGAGGGCGAAACGGGTTTGATTGTGCGCGTTGAACCGCAACGGATCGTGCTGGTGTCGGATTTGACGATGCACGAGTTGGAGGTGCTTCCGCGGGATCTGCAGCTCTGCTCGGATATGGCAACCGGTGTCGACTCGCTGGGACAGTACCAGTGGGGAGATTTGGTCCAGCTGGACGCACAAACCGTCGGCGTGATTGTACGTCTGGAGCGGGAGAACTTCCACGTGCTGGGAATGCACGGCAAGGTCATGGAATGCAAGCCGACTGCGCTACAGAAGCGCCGAGAGAATCGTAACACGATCGCGCTGGATTCGGACCAGAATCAGATCCGTCGTCGGGATATCGTAAAGGTGATGGAAGGACCGCACGCTGGTCGGGATGGGGAGATCAAGCACTTGTACCGCAACTTGGCGTTCCTGCACTCGCGGATGTACACCGAGAACGGAGGTATTTTCGTGTGTAAAACCCGGCATCTGCAGCTGGCCGGTGGCAACAAGACCCAGGGAAATGCCCTGATGCCGATGGGTCAGTTTGGCTTTATGTCACCCCGGATTCACTCGCCGATGCATCCATCGGGAGGTCGTGGTGGTGCTCGGGGCGGTGGCCGTGGAGGAGGTCGCGGTGGGGCGAATCGCGTCAGCCGGGACAAGGAAATTCTTGGCAAGAGTATCAAAATTACCGGAGGACCGTACAAGGGTGCCGTCGGAATTGTCAAGGACGCGACCGAAAGCACGGCTCGCGTTGAACTGCACTCTTCGTGTCAAACCATCTCGGTCGACCGGAACCACATTGCCGTGGTCGGATCGACGCCGAAGGAGGGATCCGTTTCGAGTTACATCCGTACTCCGAGCCGTACGCCAAGTGGCAGCTACGGTGCCCAAACACCGGTCTACTCGGGCTCGAAGACACCGCTGCACGGATCGCAGACTCCGTCGTACGACGTGGGCAATCGTACTCCGTACGGTTCGATGACTCCGTCCCACGATGGCAGCATGACTCCACGTCACGGCGCCTGGGATCCAGCGGTCACAAACACCCCGGCTCGAAGCAACGACTTCGACTTTAACATGGAGGAACCATCGCCCAGCCCGGGCTACAATCCGAGCACACCCGGTTATCAGATCAACACGCCGTTCGCTCCGCACACTCCCGGAAACATGTTCAACACGGAGAACTACAGCCCGTACCAACCGAGCCCCAGCCCAAGTCCCTCGCCCTACCAGGTCAACTACATGGGCACTCCGTCCCCGAGCGGATACTCTccggccacacccggagcgcCCCAATCACCGTACAATCCGCAAACACCCGGCGCCAGCCTCGATTCCCAGTTTGGCGAATGGTGCACCACGGACATTGAGGTCGAAATCCGCAACCACGACGATTCCGATCTGGCCGGCCAAACCGGCTTCATCCGGACCGTCACCAGCGGCGCCTGTTCCGTGTTTCTGCCCGAGGAGGACCGCGTCGTTACGGTGCTGAGCaacaatctggaaccggtcgtGCCGACGGTGGCCGGCGATCGCTTCAAGGTCATCTTCGGTGACGAGCGCGAAACGCTGGGCGAGTTTCTGTCGCTGTCCAGCAACAAGGAGGCCATCGTGTCGATCAACGGCAAAAAGAAGCTGCTGCCGCTCAACTACCTGTGCAAGGTCAAGTTGGACTAG
- the LOC120431197 gene encoding PC4 and SFRS1-interacting protein-like produces the protein MVASKKSFKIGDLVFAKVKGYPPWPAKITKIEKSKYNVYFYGTGETANIKLEDLFAYSETKAKYATEKIMKRKGFKEAIVQIESALNGEDPSPIALGSGPSSSAAADDSKADDTLNTTEASFNASRISANSTVVDSSIKSEKDDTKNGDESSVAAAATTTKETSAKPVKEEPSKKSGKKATAAADSPSAAPKKTAPVKDEPVKDESVAVASPAKEPQPEVVSRSGRKIKPKRYLDGEEEEPAVAPSPAKKRATSTTKIEKVAPTAVAPTVAAAPAKKPNPFDKIESERVYFLKLERELVELNLEIKSCVGLAKADPEKCVELMEQYQQLKVTPTMLKKNPNCVETMKRLRKYVGNAKAWNMADEERIKFDFQAQQIRTKAEQIYNQFKTMFSVPEGTVPFWEAFGEEVNKFQQRTKHLSQEELFLLVDEGDIEQNLNDDEKNGCSTDANSATAADAEDKKNNDNSSSSSPDKSASESLTET, from the exons ATGGTGGCGTCgaaaaaatcgttcaaaatcGGAGACTTGGTATTTGCCAAAGTGAAGGGCTACCCGCCCTGGCCCGCGAAG ATTACCAAAATCGAGAAAAGCAAGTACAATGTGTACTTTTACGGCACCGGGGAAAC CGCTAACATCAAGTTGGAGGATTTGTTCGCGTACAGCGAAACCAAGGCAAAATATGCCACGGAAAAGATCATGAAGCGGAAGGGCTTCAAGGAGGCCATTGTCCAGATCGAGTCGGCGTTGAACGGCGAAGACCCGAGTCCGATTGCG CTCGGATCCGGTCCCTCGTCGTCTGCCGCGGCCGATGATTCGAAGGCGGACGATACTCTGAACACGACCGAG GCCAGCTTCAACGCGTCGCGCATCTCGGCCAACTCAACCGTCGTCGACAGCAGCATAAAGTCGGAAAAGGACGACACCAAGAATGGCGATGAAAGCAGCGTCGCCGCAGCTGCCACCACCACCAAGGAGACTTCCGCCAAGCCGGTCAAAGAAGAACCCAGCAAAAAGTCGGGCAAAAAAGCGACGGCCGCTGCCGACAGTCCCTCGGCGGCCCCCAAAAAGACCGCCCCCGTCAAGGATGAACCGGTGAAGGACGAATCAGTCGCCGTTGCGAGTCCCGCGAAGGAACCGCAACCGGAAGTGGTCAGCCGCAGCGGTCGCAAGATCAAGCCGAAACGGTATCTGGACGGCGAGGAGGAAGAACCGGCCGTGGCGCCGTCGCCGGCCAAGAAGAGGGCCACCTCGACGACCAAGATCGAGAAGGTCGCTCCAACCGCTGTTGCGCCGACGGTGGCGGCGGCTCCGGCTAAGAAGCCGAATCCGTTTG ACAAAATTGAGAGCGAACGGGTCTACTTCTTGAAGTTGGAGCGTGAACTGGTTGAGCTCAACTTGGAAATCAAGTCGTGCGTTGGGTTGGCCAAGGCAGATCCCGAGAAATGCGTCGAGCTTATGGAACAGTACCAAC AGCTGAAGGTGACGCCCACCATGCTCAAGAAGAACCCCAACTGCGTGGAAACCATGAAGCGTCTGCGGAAGTACGTGGGCAACGCCAAGGCCTGGAACATGGCCGACGAGGAGCGGATCAAGTTCGACTTCCAGGCGCAGCAGATTCGAACCAAGGCCGAGCAGATCTACAATCAGTTTAAG ACCATGTTCTCGGTTCCGGAGGGAACGGTCCCCTTCTGGGAAGCATTCGGCGAGGAGGTCAACAAGTTCCAGCAGCGCACAAAGCACCTCAGCCAGGAAGAGCTGTTTTTACTAGTCGATGAAGGAG ATATCGAGCAAAACTTGAACGACGACGAGAAGAACGGGTGCAGCACAGATGCTAACAGCGCGACGGCAGCCGATGCGGAAGACAAAAAGAACAAtgacaacagcagcagcagcagtccggaCAAGTCCGCGAGCGAGAGTTTAACGGAGACGTAA